A stretch of the Melanotaenia boesemani isolate fMelBoe1 chromosome 24, fMelBoe1.pri, whole genome shotgun sequence genome encodes the following:
- the LOC121635386 gene encoding R3H domain-containing protein 1 isoform X2, producing the protein MRMSDIADAETMKVSEAADSVSPAKDNATKCEVADQSQGSRDEHGSNNKKDVQPAKYSKSNTRLKLVRSLAVCEESFPCPIPEPSEAPQDGFPPPPFENEERGAKDQAEKEGGSAKLDKPEKAPKKMLSRDSSQDYTDSTGIDLHEFLVNTLKGNPRDRIMLLKLEQDILDFISNNESQKRKFPPMTSYHRMLLHRVAAYFGMDHNVDPSGKSVVINKTTNTRIPDQKFSEHIKDDRADDFQKRYILKRDNSSFDREDSTIRMRLKADKRSKSMEEREEEYQRARERIFAHDGEHFILDRSMQHGDACMSTQQRRQMFRLRAGQSGASRQSSSETETLPRHGEPRPWSSTDSSDSSNRLAPRPAITKASSFSGISPGLIRGDSTASSKSTGRLSKTGSESCSSVGSSSSSLSRPQLPLSVSASSRPNIASAPLIHPDTRGPAHPDMTKGVPPQPPASGPNTTNFYVLPLEASGIPPGSVLVNPHTGKPFIHPDGSAVVYNPAAGRIPQQGKTPPQPIPAASQQQPTNHLHSQPICPPLQPSSEPVHNPTVSYPLPPPPLPPPQFLPIYSNQQYTVPEVLNAPFSHMTLSQQPPSDSGSSAPDGRHYASMYNHHQSPVVLQGVPQQQQVTSYVVAGSSGGHPGVLQGQHVPLPTPNHSYPGSNAGAAAFPGAQPLLQQHAYIQQPVQQMSTCYCSSAHHPHCSAQQQQYRPPVNPVPYNCPQSQSLPQQQVHQAVMPNPASSYQTVVGMQPTSSLALTGNQQSNMANQMQGMMVQYPPVQSYQVSVPQQTYQQPVFVSCQPGQGPVAVAGMQPCYSLLPPNQHTTMSSTVSFLPAPMMEQLQFPQASSPCVSQQHPGQQCAGLLPPAPGGGMVMLQMTAHPCQQPRAPSPCQRKQPGHKHSAPEHQRSRRPAELPPPLNNTQSSLPSSPALTPSPCQPPSVKGLPAGISPMPVLSHHPQLPTAFCHSGQGEAHYSLLGQPLQYKPSIRPPLIHTAHMVAKHQGPLGVLRGNHGRKTSRKPLSSDLSVGDAVILETTHPPPEGISCTDSHQPLAELCKRSESIQPQSSNTNRDAPSGHLASSHPTFATLPSRQTTNSRPRAPSKPRTSTRHNGELCD; encoded by the exons CCTGCGAAGTACTCCAAG TCCAACACCAGGCTAAAGCTCGTGCGGAGCCTGGCCGTGTGCGAAGAATCCTTCCCTTGCCCTATTCCTGAGCCTTCAGAAGCACCTCAG GATGGATTCCCTCCCCCACCCTTTGAAAACGAAGAACGCGGTGCAAAGGATCAAGCTGAGAAAGAGGGCGGCTCTGCCAAGCTGGATAAACCAGAGAAAGCACCGAAGAAAATGCTGTCGAGAG ATTCCAGTCAAGACTACACAGATTCAACTGGCATAGACCTCCACGAGTTCCTGGTCAACACACTGAAGGGCAATCCCAG ggaTCGAATTATGCTGCTGAAGTTGGAGCAGGACATCTTGGATTTTATCAGCAATAACGA AAGCCAAAAGAGGAAATTCCCCCCTATGACGTCCTACCATAGGATGCTGTTACACCGTGTGGCGGCCTACTTCGGCATGGACCACAATGTGGACCCCAGTGGGAAGTCAGTGGTCATCAACAAGACCACCAACACCAGAAT ACCCGATCAGAAATTCTCAGAGCACATCAAGGATGACAGGGCGGACGATTTTCAGAAACGCTACATTCTCAAACGAGACAACTCCAGCTTTGATCGCGAAGACAGCACG ATCCGAATGCGTTTGAAAGCTGACAAGAGGAGCAAATCgatggaggagagggaggaggagtacCAGCGAGCCAGAGAAAGGATTTTTGCACATGAT GGAGAACACTTCATCCTAGATAGAAG TATGCAGCATGGAGACGCATGCATGAGCACTCAACAGAGGCGACAAATGTTCAG GTTAAGAGCCGGACAGTCTGGCGCCAGCCGGCAGAGCAGCTCGGAGACGGAAACACTGCCACGACACGGCGAGCCCCGGCCGTGGAGCAGCACTGACAGCTCAGACAGCTCCAACCGGCTCGCCCCACGGCCCGCCATCACCAAGGCCAGCAGCTTCAGCGGCATCTCCCCCGGCCTCATTCGAGGGGACAGCACGGCCAGCAGCAAGAGCACCGGGAGGCTGTCTAAAACAG GTTCGGAATCATGCAGCAGCGTCGGGTCCTCGTCCAGCTCCCTGTCCCGCCCTCAGCTGCCTctctcagtttcagcatcttCCCGCCCTAATATCGCCAGCGCACCTTTAATCCACCCTGACACCAGAGGCCCTGCACACCCTGACATGACCAAGGGTGTCCCTCCTCAGCCGCCAGCATCAGGACCCAACACAACCAACTTTTACGTGTTGCCTCTTGAAGCCTCAGGGATTCCACCCGGCAGCGTTCTGGTCAATCCACACACAG GCAAGCCTTTCATCCATCCTGATGGCAGCGCAGTAGTTTATAACCCGGCCGCTGGCAGGATCCCACAGCAGGGGAAAACTCCACCGCAGCCAATCCCTGCTGCTTCACAGCAACAGCCAACCAATCACCTCCACTCCCAG CCGAtctgtcctcctcttcagccGTCCTCTGAGCCTGTCCACAACCCAACGGTTTCttatcctcttcctcctcctcctcttcctcctcctcagttcCTGCCCATCTATTCTAACCAACAATACACAGTG CCTGAAGTCCTCAACGCGCCGTTCAGTCACATGACTCTGTCGCAGCAGCCGCCCAGTGACAGCGGATCTTCAGCTCCAGACGGCCGCCACTATGCCTCCATGTACAACCACCATCAGTCCCCTGTGGTCCTGCAAGGCgttcctcagcagcagcaggtcacCAGCTATGTGGTGGCGGGGTCATCGGGGGGGCACCCGGGGGTGCTGCAGGGTCAGCACGTCCCGCTGCCGACCCCAAATCACTCGTATCCCGGCTCTAACGCGGGAGCCGCGGCCTTTCCCGGAGCCCAGCCGCTCCTCCAGCAGCACGCCTACATCCAGCAGCCTGTCCAGCAGATGTCCACGTGTTACTGCTCCTCGGCCCACCACCCACACTGCTCcgcccagcagcagcagtaccGACCCCCCGTCAACCCAGTGCCCTATAACTGCCCTCAGAGCCAAAGCCTGCCCCAGCAACAAG TGCACCAAGCTGTGATGCCAAACCCAGCGTCCAGCTACCAGACCGTAGTGGGCATGCAGCCAACATCCAGCCTCGCTCTCACTGGCAACCAGCAAAGCAATATGGCCAACCAGATGCAAGGCATGATGGTCCAGTACCCCCCTGTGCAGTCGTATCAG gTTTCTGTGCCACAGCAGACCTACCAGCAGCCGGTGTTCGTGTCCTGCCAGCCAGGACAGGGACCGGTGGCTGTAGCTGGCATGCAGCCCTGCTACAGCCTGCTCCCCCCTAACCAGCACACCACCATGAG TTCTACAGTAAGTTTCCTGCCCGCCCCGATGATGGAGCAGCTCCAGTTTCCTCAGGCTTCATCTCCCTGCGTCTCCCAGCAACATCCAGGCCAACAGTGTGCAG GATTGTTGCCCCCGGCACCCGGCGGCGGTATGGTGATGCTGCAGATGACGGCGCACCCCTGCCAGCAGCCCCGAGCGCCCTCCCCCTGCCAGAGGAAGCAGCCCGGCCACAAACACTCGGCCCCCGAGCACCAGCGCAGCCGCCGGCCCGCCGAGCTCCCCCCACCTCTGAATAACACGCAg AGCAGCCTGCCTTCGTCTCCGGCGCTTACTCCCTCGCCGTGCCAGCCGCCCAGCGTCAAGGGCCTCCCGGCAGGCATCTCACCCATGCCTGTCCTGTCCCACCACCCACAGCTCCCTACAGCCTTCTGCCACAGTGGACAAG GTGAAGCACACTACTCTCTACTGGGCCAGCCTCTGCAGTAcaaaccctccatcagacctcCGCTGATCCACACTGCACACATGGTAGCCAAACACCAG GGTCCTCTGGGAGTTCTGCGTGGCAATCACGGGAGGAAGACCAGCAGAAAACCTTTGTCTTCAGATCTCAGTGTAGGTGATGCAG TGATTCTGGAAACAACACATCCTCCTCCAGAGGGGATCAGCTGCACAGACTCCCACCAGCCCCTGGCAGAGCTCTGCAAACGGAGCGAATCGATCCAGCCCCAGTCGAGCAACACGAACAGAGACGCTCCCAGTGGACACCTGGCCTCATCACACCCCACCTTTGCCACACTCCCCTCCAGACAGACCACCAACAGCAGGCCCAGAGCCCCCTCTAAACCCAGAACTAGCACCAGACACAACGGAGAGCTGTGCGACTGA
- the LOC121635386 gene encoding R3H domain-containing protein 1 isoform X5 has translation MRMSDIADAETMKVSEAADSVSPAKDNATKCEVADQSQGSRDEHGSNNKKDVQPAKYSKSNTRLKLVRSLAVCEESFPCPIPEPSEAPQDGFPPPPFENEERGAKDQAEKEGGSAKLDKPEKAPKKMLSRDSSQDYTDSTGIDLHEFLVNTLKGNPRDRIMLLKLEQDILDFISNNESQKRKFPPMTSYHRMLLHRVAAYFGMDHNVDPSGKSVVINKTTNTRIPDQKFSEHIKDDRADDFQKRYILKRDNSSFDREDSTIRMRLKADKRSKSMEEREEEYQRARERIFAHDGEHFILDRSMQHGDACMSTQQRRQMFRLRAGQSGASRQSSSETETLPRHGEPRPWSSTDSSDSSNRLAPRPAITKASSFSGISPGLIRGDSTASSKSTGRLSKTGSESCSSVGSSSSSLSRPQLPLSVSASSRPNIASAPLIHPDTRGPAHPDMTKGVPPQPPASGPNTTNFYVLPLEASGIPPGSVLVNPHTGKPFIHPDGSAVVYNPAAGRIPQQGKTPPQPIPAASQQQPTNHLHSQPEVLNAPFSHMTLSQQPPSDSGSSAPDGRHYASMYNHHQSPVVLQGVPQQQQVTSYVVAGSSGGHPGVLQGQHVPLPTPNHSYPGSNAGAAAFPGAQPLLQQHAYIQQPVQQMSTCYCSSAHHPHCSAQQQQYRPPVNPVPYNCPQSQSLPQQQVHQAVMPNPASSYQTVVGMQPTSSLALTGNQQSNMANQMQGMMVQYPPVQSYQQVSVPQQTYQQPVFVSCQPGQGPVAVAGMQPCYSLLPPNQHTTMSSTVSFLPAPMMEQLQFPQASSPCVSQQHPGQQCAGLLPPAPGGGMVMLQMTAHPCQQPRAPSPCQRKQPGHKHSAPEHQRSRRPAELPPPLNNTQSSLPSSPALTPSPCQPPSVKGLPAGISPMPVLSHHPQLPTAFCHSGQGEAHYSLLGQPLQYKPSIRPPLIHTAHMVAKHQGPLGVLRGNHGRKTSRKPLSSDLSVGDAVILETTHPPPEGISCTDSHQPLAELCKRSESIQPQSSNTNRDAPSGHLASSHPTFATLPSRQTTNSRPRAPSKPRTSTRHNGELCD, from the exons CCTGCGAAGTACTCCAAG TCCAACACCAGGCTAAAGCTCGTGCGGAGCCTGGCCGTGTGCGAAGAATCCTTCCCTTGCCCTATTCCTGAGCCTTCAGAAGCACCTCAG GATGGATTCCCTCCCCCACCCTTTGAAAACGAAGAACGCGGTGCAAAGGATCAAGCTGAGAAAGAGGGCGGCTCTGCCAAGCTGGATAAACCAGAGAAAGCACCGAAGAAAATGCTGTCGAGAG ATTCCAGTCAAGACTACACAGATTCAACTGGCATAGACCTCCACGAGTTCCTGGTCAACACACTGAAGGGCAATCCCAG ggaTCGAATTATGCTGCTGAAGTTGGAGCAGGACATCTTGGATTTTATCAGCAATAACGA AAGCCAAAAGAGGAAATTCCCCCCTATGACGTCCTACCATAGGATGCTGTTACACCGTGTGGCGGCCTACTTCGGCATGGACCACAATGTGGACCCCAGTGGGAAGTCAGTGGTCATCAACAAGACCACCAACACCAGAAT ACCCGATCAGAAATTCTCAGAGCACATCAAGGATGACAGGGCGGACGATTTTCAGAAACGCTACATTCTCAAACGAGACAACTCCAGCTTTGATCGCGAAGACAGCACG ATCCGAATGCGTTTGAAAGCTGACAAGAGGAGCAAATCgatggaggagagggaggaggagtacCAGCGAGCCAGAGAAAGGATTTTTGCACATGAT GGAGAACACTTCATCCTAGATAGAAG TATGCAGCATGGAGACGCATGCATGAGCACTCAACAGAGGCGACAAATGTTCAG GTTAAGAGCCGGACAGTCTGGCGCCAGCCGGCAGAGCAGCTCGGAGACGGAAACACTGCCACGACACGGCGAGCCCCGGCCGTGGAGCAGCACTGACAGCTCAGACAGCTCCAACCGGCTCGCCCCACGGCCCGCCATCACCAAGGCCAGCAGCTTCAGCGGCATCTCCCCCGGCCTCATTCGAGGGGACAGCACGGCCAGCAGCAAGAGCACCGGGAGGCTGTCTAAAACAG GTTCGGAATCATGCAGCAGCGTCGGGTCCTCGTCCAGCTCCCTGTCCCGCCCTCAGCTGCCTctctcagtttcagcatcttCCCGCCCTAATATCGCCAGCGCACCTTTAATCCACCCTGACACCAGAGGCCCTGCACACCCTGACATGACCAAGGGTGTCCCTCCTCAGCCGCCAGCATCAGGACCCAACACAACCAACTTTTACGTGTTGCCTCTTGAAGCCTCAGGGATTCCACCCGGCAGCGTTCTGGTCAATCCACACACAG GCAAGCCTTTCATCCATCCTGATGGCAGCGCAGTAGTTTATAACCCGGCCGCTGGCAGGATCCCACAGCAGGGGAAAACTCCACCGCAGCCAATCCCTGCTGCTTCACAGCAACAGCCAACCAATCACCTCCACTCCCAG CCTGAAGTCCTCAACGCGCCGTTCAGTCACATGACTCTGTCGCAGCAGCCGCCCAGTGACAGCGGATCTTCAGCTCCAGACGGCCGCCACTATGCCTCCATGTACAACCACCATCAGTCCCCTGTGGTCCTGCAAGGCgttcctcagcagcagcaggtcacCAGCTATGTGGTGGCGGGGTCATCGGGGGGGCACCCGGGGGTGCTGCAGGGTCAGCACGTCCCGCTGCCGACCCCAAATCACTCGTATCCCGGCTCTAACGCGGGAGCCGCGGCCTTTCCCGGAGCCCAGCCGCTCCTCCAGCAGCACGCCTACATCCAGCAGCCTGTCCAGCAGATGTCCACGTGTTACTGCTCCTCGGCCCACCACCCACACTGCTCcgcccagcagcagcagtaccGACCCCCCGTCAACCCAGTGCCCTATAACTGCCCTCAGAGCCAAAGCCTGCCCCAGCAACAAG TGCACCAAGCTGTGATGCCAAACCCAGCGTCCAGCTACCAGACCGTAGTGGGCATGCAGCCAACATCCAGCCTCGCTCTCACTGGCAACCAGCAAAGCAATATGGCCAACCAGATGCAAGGCATGATGGTCCAGTACCCCCCTGTGCAGTCGTATCAG caggTTTCTGTGCCACAGCAGACCTACCAGCAGCCGGTGTTCGTGTCCTGCCAGCCAGGACAGGGACCGGTGGCTGTAGCTGGCATGCAGCCCTGCTACAGCCTGCTCCCCCCTAACCAGCACACCACCATGAG TTCTACAGTAAGTTTCCTGCCCGCCCCGATGATGGAGCAGCTCCAGTTTCCTCAGGCTTCATCTCCCTGCGTCTCCCAGCAACATCCAGGCCAACAGTGTGCAG GATTGTTGCCCCCGGCACCCGGCGGCGGTATGGTGATGCTGCAGATGACGGCGCACCCCTGCCAGCAGCCCCGAGCGCCCTCCCCCTGCCAGAGGAAGCAGCCCGGCCACAAACACTCGGCCCCCGAGCACCAGCGCAGCCGCCGGCCCGCCGAGCTCCCCCCACCTCTGAATAACACGCAg AGCAGCCTGCCTTCGTCTCCGGCGCTTACTCCCTCGCCGTGCCAGCCGCCCAGCGTCAAGGGCCTCCCGGCAGGCATCTCACCCATGCCTGTCCTGTCCCACCACCCACAGCTCCCTACAGCCTTCTGCCACAGTGGACAAG GTGAAGCACACTACTCTCTACTGGGCCAGCCTCTGCAGTAcaaaccctccatcagacctcCGCTGATCCACACTGCACACATGGTAGCCAAACACCAG GGTCCTCTGGGAGTTCTGCGTGGCAATCACGGGAGGAAGACCAGCAGAAAACCTTTGTCTTCAGATCTCAGTGTAGGTGATGCAG TGATTCTGGAAACAACACATCCTCCTCCAGAGGGGATCAGCTGCACAGACTCCCACCAGCCCCTGGCAGAGCTCTGCAAACGGAGCGAATCGATCCAGCCCCAGTCGAGCAACACGAACAGAGACGCTCCCAGTGGACACCTGGCCTCATCACACCCCACCTTTGCCACACTCCCCTCCAGACAGACCACCAACAGCAGGCCCAGAGCCCCCTCTAAACCCAGAACTAGCACCAGACACAACGGAGAGCTGTGCGACTGA
- the LOC121635386 gene encoding R3H domain-containing protein 1 isoform X4, with amino-acid sequence MRMSDIADAETMKVSEAADSVSPAKDNATKCEVADQSQGSRDEHGSNNKKDVQDGFPPPPFENEERGAKDQAEKEGGSAKLDKPEKAPKKMLSRDSSQDYTDSTGIDLHEFLVNTLKGNPRDRIMLLKLEQDILDFISNNESQKRKFPPMTSYHRMLLHRVAAYFGMDHNVDPSGKSVVINKTTNTRIPDQKFSEHIKDDRADDFQKRYILKRDNSSFDREDSTIRMRLKADKRSKSMEEREEEYQRARERIFAHDGEHFILDRSMQHGDACMSTQQRRQMFRLRAGQSGASRQSSSETETLPRHGEPRPWSSTDSSDSSNRLAPRPAITKASSFSGISPGLIRGDSTASSKSTGRLSKTGSESCSSVGSSSSSLSRPQLPLSVSASSRPNIASAPLIHPDTRGPAHPDMTKGVPPQPPASGPNTTNFYVLPLEASGIPPGSVLVNPHTGKPFIHPDGSAVVYNPAAGRIPQQGKTPPQPIPAASQQQPTNHLHSQPICPPLQPSSEPVHNPTVSYPLPPPPLPPPQFLPIYSNQQYTVPEVLNAPFSHMTLSQQPPSDSGSSAPDGRHYASMYNHHQSPVVLQGVPQQQQVTSYVVAGSSGGHPGVLQGQHVPLPTPNHSYPGSNAGAAAFPGAQPLLQQHAYIQQPVQQMSTCYCSSAHHPHCSAQQQQYRPPVNPVPYNCPQSQSLPQQQVHQAVMPNPASSYQTVVGMQPTSSLALTGNQQSNMANQMQGMMVQYPPVQSYQQVSVPQQTYQQPVFVSCQPGQGPVAVAGMQPCYSLLPPNQHTTMSSTVSFLPAPMMEQLQFPQASSPCVSQQHPGQQCAGLLPPAPGGGMVMLQMTAHPCQQPRAPSPCQRKQPGHKHSAPEHQRSRRPAELPPPLNNTQSSLPSSPALTPSPCQPPSVKGLPAGISPMPVLSHHPQLPTAFCHSGQGEAHYSLLGQPLQYKPSIRPPLIHTAHMVAKHQGPLGVLRGNHGRKTSRKPLSSDLSVGDAVILETTHPPPEGISCTDSHQPLAELCKRSESIQPQSSNTNRDAPSGHLASSHPTFATLPSRQTTNSRPRAPSKPRTSTRHNGELCD; translated from the exons GATGGATTCCCTCCCCCACCCTTTGAAAACGAAGAACGCGGTGCAAAGGATCAAGCTGAGAAAGAGGGCGGCTCTGCCAAGCTGGATAAACCAGAGAAAGCACCGAAGAAAATGCTGTCGAGAG ATTCCAGTCAAGACTACACAGATTCAACTGGCATAGACCTCCACGAGTTCCTGGTCAACACACTGAAGGGCAATCCCAG ggaTCGAATTATGCTGCTGAAGTTGGAGCAGGACATCTTGGATTTTATCAGCAATAACGA AAGCCAAAAGAGGAAATTCCCCCCTATGACGTCCTACCATAGGATGCTGTTACACCGTGTGGCGGCCTACTTCGGCATGGACCACAATGTGGACCCCAGTGGGAAGTCAGTGGTCATCAACAAGACCACCAACACCAGAAT ACCCGATCAGAAATTCTCAGAGCACATCAAGGATGACAGGGCGGACGATTTTCAGAAACGCTACATTCTCAAACGAGACAACTCCAGCTTTGATCGCGAAGACAGCACG ATCCGAATGCGTTTGAAAGCTGACAAGAGGAGCAAATCgatggaggagagggaggaggagtacCAGCGAGCCAGAGAAAGGATTTTTGCACATGAT GGAGAACACTTCATCCTAGATAGAAG TATGCAGCATGGAGACGCATGCATGAGCACTCAACAGAGGCGACAAATGTTCAG GTTAAGAGCCGGACAGTCTGGCGCCAGCCGGCAGAGCAGCTCGGAGACGGAAACACTGCCACGACACGGCGAGCCCCGGCCGTGGAGCAGCACTGACAGCTCAGACAGCTCCAACCGGCTCGCCCCACGGCCCGCCATCACCAAGGCCAGCAGCTTCAGCGGCATCTCCCCCGGCCTCATTCGAGGGGACAGCACGGCCAGCAGCAAGAGCACCGGGAGGCTGTCTAAAACAG GTTCGGAATCATGCAGCAGCGTCGGGTCCTCGTCCAGCTCCCTGTCCCGCCCTCAGCTGCCTctctcagtttcagcatcttCCCGCCCTAATATCGCCAGCGCACCTTTAATCCACCCTGACACCAGAGGCCCTGCACACCCTGACATGACCAAGGGTGTCCCTCCTCAGCCGCCAGCATCAGGACCCAACACAACCAACTTTTACGTGTTGCCTCTTGAAGCCTCAGGGATTCCACCCGGCAGCGTTCTGGTCAATCCACACACAG GCAAGCCTTTCATCCATCCTGATGGCAGCGCAGTAGTTTATAACCCGGCCGCTGGCAGGATCCCACAGCAGGGGAAAACTCCACCGCAGCCAATCCCTGCTGCTTCACAGCAACAGCCAACCAATCACCTCCACTCCCAG CCGAtctgtcctcctcttcagccGTCCTCTGAGCCTGTCCACAACCCAACGGTTTCttatcctcttcctcctcctcctcttcctcctcctcagttcCTGCCCATCTATTCTAACCAACAATACACAGTG CCTGAAGTCCTCAACGCGCCGTTCAGTCACATGACTCTGTCGCAGCAGCCGCCCAGTGACAGCGGATCTTCAGCTCCAGACGGCCGCCACTATGCCTCCATGTACAACCACCATCAGTCCCCTGTGGTCCTGCAAGGCgttcctcagcagcagcaggtcacCAGCTATGTGGTGGCGGGGTCATCGGGGGGGCACCCGGGGGTGCTGCAGGGTCAGCACGTCCCGCTGCCGACCCCAAATCACTCGTATCCCGGCTCTAACGCGGGAGCCGCGGCCTTTCCCGGAGCCCAGCCGCTCCTCCAGCAGCACGCCTACATCCAGCAGCCTGTCCAGCAGATGTCCACGTGTTACTGCTCCTCGGCCCACCACCCACACTGCTCcgcccagcagcagcagtaccGACCCCCCGTCAACCCAGTGCCCTATAACTGCCCTCAGAGCCAAAGCCTGCCCCAGCAACAAG TGCACCAAGCTGTGATGCCAAACCCAGCGTCCAGCTACCAGACCGTAGTGGGCATGCAGCCAACATCCAGCCTCGCTCTCACTGGCAACCAGCAAAGCAATATGGCCAACCAGATGCAAGGCATGATGGTCCAGTACCCCCCTGTGCAGTCGTATCAG caggTTTCTGTGCCACAGCAGACCTACCAGCAGCCGGTGTTCGTGTCCTGCCAGCCAGGACAGGGACCGGTGGCTGTAGCTGGCATGCAGCCCTGCTACAGCCTGCTCCCCCCTAACCAGCACACCACCATGAG TTCTACAGTAAGTTTCCTGCCCGCCCCGATGATGGAGCAGCTCCAGTTTCCTCAGGCTTCATCTCCCTGCGTCTCCCAGCAACATCCAGGCCAACAGTGTGCAG GATTGTTGCCCCCGGCACCCGGCGGCGGTATGGTGATGCTGCAGATGACGGCGCACCCCTGCCAGCAGCCCCGAGCGCCCTCCCCCTGCCAGAGGAAGCAGCCCGGCCACAAACACTCGGCCCCCGAGCACCAGCGCAGCCGCCGGCCCGCCGAGCTCCCCCCACCTCTGAATAACACGCAg AGCAGCCTGCCTTCGTCTCCGGCGCTTACTCCCTCGCCGTGCCAGCCGCCCAGCGTCAAGGGCCTCCCGGCAGGCATCTCACCCATGCCTGTCCTGTCCCACCACCCACAGCTCCCTACAGCCTTCTGCCACAGTGGACAAG GTGAAGCACACTACTCTCTACTGGGCCAGCCTCTGCAGTAcaaaccctccatcagacctcCGCTGATCCACACTGCACACATGGTAGCCAAACACCAG GGTCCTCTGGGAGTTCTGCGTGGCAATCACGGGAGGAAGACCAGCAGAAAACCTTTGTCTTCAGATCTCAGTGTAGGTGATGCAG TGATTCTGGAAACAACACATCCTCCTCCAGAGGGGATCAGCTGCACAGACTCCCACCAGCCCCTGGCAGAGCTCTGCAAACGGAGCGAATCGATCCAGCCCCAGTCGAGCAACACGAACAGAGACGCTCCCAGTGGACACCTGGCCTCATCACACCCCACCTTTGCCACACTCCCCTCCAGACAGACCACCAACAGCAGGCCCAGAGCCCCCTCTAAACCCAGAACTAGCACCAGACACAACGGAGAGCTGTGCGACTGA